One window of the Babesia bovis T2Bo chromosome 2, whole genome shotgun sequence genome contains the following:
- a CDS encoding putative integral membrane protein produces the protein MLKRSHSIIGAAVAVTLSLAAITLNIGYVTAISRAVTNPALGADLPNPPKPEIEHAEETEIDQSQGVRSLDDEIANHEILDLGRQEDFFLANKGKKCDVLMEDVIDVALEPRDMLKTQQFIGSITPAELRLYLPDRLKSGEKPGKLFARFSLGAIVTPLETVNSSRDCFRMFYKKQPILFCAKDTNHRNFWMHTIVKAKFCHTAHAVLSKASTPDEHAEPAKLPDLSTKQKRLKDLLYPKSVSEDAIVAPHHDNNITNIDIKGVGSGEPEIYLNGEVVEKQNKNKQPKELSKEQNETRVESALVS, from the exons ATGCTCAAAAGATCACATAGTATCATTGGAGCTGCAGTGGCAGTTACCTTGTCACTAGCAGCCATAACCCTCAATATTGGATATGTTACCGCAATTAGCAGGGCGGTGACAAACCCAGCATTAG GTGCGGATCTGCCAAATCCACCGAAACCTGAAATTGAACATGCTGAAGAAACCGAAATTG ATCAATCACAAGGAGTACGCAGTCTCGATGACGAAATTGCCAACCATGAAATACTTGACCTAGGAAGGCAAGAAGACTTCTTTTTGGCGAACAAAGGCAAAAAATGTGACGTCCTGATG GAAGATGTAATCGATGTAGCACTGGAACCACGTGATATGTTAAAGACGCAGCAGTTTATCGGAAGTATCACACCAGCAGAATTGAGATTGTATTTGCCAG ATCGTCTTAAAAGCGGTGAAAAACCAGGCAAACTGTTTGCTCGGTTTTCACTCGGTGCTATAGTGACGCCACTGGAAACGGTAAATTCATCAAGAGATT GTTTCCGAATGTTTTATAAAAAGCAGCCCATACTCTTCTGTGCCAAGGATACGAACCATAGAAA CTTCTGGATGCATACAATAGTCAAGGCTAAATTCTGTCATACAGCACATGCAGTGCTAAGTAAGGCTTCCACACCAGATGAGCACGCGGAACCTGCTAAATTGCCCGATCTTTCTACTAAACAAAAACGACTCAAAGATCTTCTATACCCAAAGAGCGTCTCCGAAGATGCTATCGTCGCACCGCACCACGATAATAACATTACCAATATAGATATCAAGGGCGTAGGCTCGGGAGAGCCAGAG ATTTATCTAAATGGCGAAGTAGttgaaaaacaaaataagAATAAGCAACCAAAGGAGCTTTCAAAGGAACAAAACGAAACTCGGGTGGAATCAGCCCTAGTTTCttga
- a CDS encoding KRI1-like C-terminal family protein codes for MGGKKKISKNSRLNAFDAVDDGTNKATLGENPKKLDEHDSSNHPDVNTSDGQYTSTTSDDEDEDAILLTDKVEGKIFKTLLDIQGKNPAIYDPNIKCFSDSDFDTDDNSVHNKNESKSLNYKDMVRETLLNEGAEALGSDSDDESDKLKEHKMNYQEEQEDLKNAFLSVANELDDDAEFFTKSDATDVLPERKLSSKKSAAIGSMDDSLISRYWASKETMDEDEEFLKDYILNQRWREDHKVDIDYAKQLRLEQEDEEHYDEAEEFEYKYNYRFEEAEGATIEGHPRTIEDSVRKVDDRRKKKRQEKKQNKIEEKIRREEELKRLKNLKKAEIAERMREIETNAGVQLDEDVVDLNAPFDPVQHEKDMTNILGSTYHEDAEDDEWNPGDVNVDDELWWLCDYCMKGIPAGHKHFDCNECDNYTLCETCVPLANHEHLRMTGKVVPPSCAPPKLSKDDLKKLEEEYYNLDYEDMIGDMKVRFKYRPVEPYKCDINTILEKSDKELNSIMPLSKLLTYDSDLPRPLKYKSDKRKGEHKHHGRMTAYNVNQDRLEAFSLKKGKKHKSQKKDTTTE; via the exons ATGGGAGGAAAGAAAAAGATTTCAAAAAATTCAAGATTGAATGCATTTGATGCTGTCGATGATGGTACGAACAAAGCCACTTTGGGCGAGAATCCTAAAAAACTAGATGAACATGACTCGTCCAATCACCCTGATGTTAACACTTCTGATGGTCAATACACCTCCACTAcatctgatgatgaagatgaggaCGCCATTCTTTTGACGGATAAGGTTGAGGGCAAGATTTTCAAGACATTGCTGGATATACAGGGTAAGAACCCTGCCATATATGACCCTAACATAAAATGCTTTAGTGATTCAGATTTTGACACTGACGATAATTCCGTTCATAACAAAAACGAATCCAAGTCTTTAAATTACAAGGACATGGTGCGCGAGACCTTGTTGAATGAAGGTGCCGAGGCCCTTGGGAGTGATAGTGATGATGAGAGCGATAAGCTAAAGGAACACAAAATGAATTATCAGGAGGAACAGGAAGATCTCAAAAATGCATTTTTATCGGTGGCAAACGAGTTGGATGACGATGCCGAATTCTTTACGAAGAGTGACGCCACTGATGTACTGCCGGAACGAAAGTTGAGTTCAAAAAAATCTGCTGCTATTGGTTCAATGGACGATTCTCTGATATCGCGTTATTGGGCATCTAAAGAGACGATGGACGAAGATGAGGAATTTCTAAAGGACTACATTTTGAACCAGCGTTGGCGGGAGGACCATAAGGTAGACATTGACTATGCCAAGCAACTACGATTGGAACAAGAGGATGAGGAGCATTATGACGAAGCTGAAGAATTTGAATATAAATACAATTATAG GTTCGAAGAAGCTGAAGGAGCTACCATTGAAGGCCACCCTCGTACCATTGAGGATTCTGTGCGTAAAGTGGATGACCGCAGAAAGAAAAAACGTCAAGAAAAAAAGCAGAATAAGATTGAGGAGAAGATACGCCGCGAGGAAGAGTTGAAACGTCTCAAAAATCTTAAGAAGGCTGAAATTGCAGAGCGGATGAGGGAGATTGAGACGAATGCCGGTGTGCAATTAGACGAGGATGTTGTAGATCTCAATGCACCTTTTGACCCTGTTCAGCACGAAAAGGACATGACTAATATTCTGGGTTCTACGTACCATGAAGATGCAGAAGACGACGAATGGAACCCTGGAGATGTAAATGTGGATGATGAGCTTTGGTGGTTATGCGATTATTGCATGAAAGGGATCCCGGCTGGTCACAAGCATTTTGATTGTAATGAATGTGACAACTATACACTCTGCGAAACGTGTGTTCCTTTGGCTAACCATGAGCACTTAAGGATGACCGGTAAGGTGGTACCACCTTCTTGCGCTCCTCCGAAACTCAGCAAGGACGATTTGAAAAAGCTTGAGGAAGAGTACTATAATCTGGACTATGAGGACATGATCGGTGACATGAAGGTTAGATTTAAATATAGACCAGTGGAACCATACAAGTGCGACATTAACACTATTTTGGAAAAAAGCGACAAAGAGTTGAATTCCATTATGCCTTTAAGCAAGCTATTGACGTATGATTCGGATTTACCACGGccattgaaatataaatcaGATAAACGCAAGGGTGAACATAAACATCACGGCCGAATGACCGCATACAATGTTAATCAGGATCGTTTAGAGGCCTTCAGTTTGAAAAAAGGAAAGAAGCACAAATCGCAGAAGAAGGACACTACCACGGAATAA
- a CDS encoding ATP-dependent metallopeptidase HflB family protein, with protein sequence MLIALTSGVRPIRFVWATTRSNDRILWQSSAWFSTHRLFRIRRYIKEELDKGSLNENTLREANRIDPRLTVNAVEAHYPDGFPKSEGILREYLKALMLTNRFDSRSLKPLIIPKYMSNVAVSKGLPHPRTNQIDHYGDTQASSNKYDESSEPNGLNSLGNGKLYVNSDPKNPVHVVVTPAASSKFMRFFKGLLSFGSIAFCFGSLYLLLNQNLQRGLKHSFKVVDPEDVDTTFADVKGCDEVKRELDDVVDYLKNPEKFERLGAKLPKGILLSGPPGTGKTLLARAIAGEAGVPFIQASGSEFEEMFVGVGARRIRELFALARTMTPCIVFIDELDALGSKRSSTDHNSVRMTLNQLLVELDGFSKREGVVVLCATNFPESLDPALVRPGRLDRTIHIPLPDYNGRYDILKLYSKKILVSPDVDLATIAKRTVGMTGADIFNILNMAALKCSIQGLASVTPSAIEEAFDRVVVGLKGKPLTNERERKATAYHEGGHTLVSIHTPGATQVHKATIAPRGRTLGVTWKIPEEKSDTRMSELHAEIAVLMGGMAAEEVIYGKENVSTGCQSDLEKAADIARTMVMNFGVGMDDVSGPMFLDHKDYAKLSEEHRKRVDTAVQKILNAGYRQASSVIRGNLVQLHNLSDALVQYETLSADEIKHAIRGEMKDIEQIRQAQLSEIRAQNKRYSHSQHGNNDLLPETQHSYRT encoded by the exons atgtTAATAGCGTTGACCAGCGGCGTTCGGCCTATCCGGTTCGTCTGGGCTACAACGCGATCAAACGACCGTATATTGTGGCAATCTTCCGCCTGGTTCTCAACACATCGTCTCTTCCGTATCAGAAGATATATAAAAGAAGAACTGGACAAGGGCTCTTTGAATGAAAATACGCTAAGAGAAGCTAACAGGATTGATCCCAGACTGACGGTTAATGCAGTGGAAGCACATTATCCTGATGGATTCCCTAAAAGTGAAGGTATTTTGAGGGAATACCTAAAGGCACTCATGTTAACTAATAGATTTGATTCTCGTAGCTTGAAACCATTAATTATACCGAAGTATATGTCCAATGTTGCAGTGTCAAAAGGTCTCCCTCATCCGCGCACTAATCAAATTGATCATTACGGAGATACACAGGCTTCCTCAAATAAGTATGATGAATCATCAGAACCAAATGGATTGAATTCATTGGGAAACGGGAAATTATATGTTAATTCAGACCCCAAGAATCCAGTACACGTAGTCGTTACGCCAGCAGCTAGCAGTAAATTCATGCGTTTTTTCAAAGGGCTGTTGTCATTCGGCTCTATCGCATTTTGTTTTGGATCTTTGTATCTATTATTGAACCAAAATCTACAAAGAGGGTTGAAACACAGTTTTAAGGTTGTAGATCCTGAGGATGTAGATACAACATTTGCAGATGTGAAG GGATGTGACGAAGTTAAAAGGGAGTTGGATGATGTAGTAGACTATCTAAAGAATCCAGAGAAATTCGAAAGACTAGGAGCTAAGCTCCCTAAAGGCATATTGTTGTCAGGACCACCTGGTACCGGTAAGACCCTCCTGGCAAGAGCCATTGCTGGAGAGGCTGGAGTTCCATTTATACAAGCTTCTGGATCGGAATTTGAGGAGATGTTTGTTGGTGTAGGGGCTAGGCGCATCCGTGAGTTGTTTGCGTTAGCTAGGACAATGACTCCTTGCATCGTATTTATTGATGAACTAGATGCATTAGGTTCTAAACGTTCATCCACCGATCACAACAGCGTTAGAATGACGTTGAACCAATTGTTAGTTGAATTAGATGGCTTCTCTAAGCGTGAGGGTGTAGTAGTTCTTTGTGCAACCAATTTCCCGGAGTCACTCGATCCAGCGTTGGTTAGACCAGGCCGCCTAGATAGGACTATACATATTCCATTGCCAGATTACAATGGACGTTACGATATTCTGAAGCTTTACAGTAAGAAGATACTGGTCTCACCAGATGTTGATCTGGCAACGATCGCCAAACGTACTGTAGGGATGACAGGTgctgatatatttaatattcTTAACATGGCAGCTCTTAAATGCTCCATACAGGGTCTAGCTTCGGTGACACCATCTGCTATAGAAGAAGCCTTTGATAGGGTTGTTGTAGGCCTAAAAGGTAAACCTTTAACAAATGAGCGTGAGAGGAAGGCGACAGCGTATCATGAAGGTGGGCACACGTTAGTCAGTATACATACGCCGGGAGCTACACAAGTGCACAAAGCGACTATTGCACCTCGTGGTCGTACCCTTGGTGTAACGTGGAAGATCCCAGAGGAAAAGTCGGATACGCGAATGTCTGAGTTGCACGCAGAAATAGCAGTCTTGATGGGTGGCATGGCAGCTGAAGAAGTTATATACGGTAAGGAAAATGTATCGACAGGCTGTCAGAGCGACTTGGAAAAGGCTGCTGATATTGCGAGGACAATG GTCATGAACTTCGGAGTTGGAATGGATGATGTCAGTGGCCCTATGTTCTTGGATCACAAAGATTATGCCAAACTAAGTGAGGAACACCGTAAGCGCGTTGACACTGCAGTACAAAAGATACTTAAT GCTGGTTATCGTCAAGCATCCAGTGTTATTCGTGGAAATTTGGTACAGTTGCACAATCTTTCAGATGCACTTGTGCAATATGAAACTCTTAGCGCCGATGAAATAAAACATGCAATACGTGGTGAAATGAAAGATATTGAACAAATACGTCAAGCACAATTGTCGGAAATACGAGCGCAAAACAAAAGGTACTCCCATTCTCAGCATGGGAATAACGACCTCTTGCCAGAAACTCAGCACTCTTACCGCACTTAA
- a CDS encoding Ribosomal protein L6e family protein yields MVHTTTATSAAGASDRSRKVANPPKIRPSLVPGTVLILLSGSYKGKRVVLLKVFKESGLLLVTGPFLFNGVPLRRVNPRYVIATSTNVFEMPETNGPQCKAAVEAVVSNLTDACFGKTKEVRMQEFKLRKKRSKDAMFIDNAEVEKVSDETKRKIKEKQDNVDSILTPFLKNCDILCQYLKTRFTLRGGMYPHKLKF; encoded by the coding sequence ATGGTTCACACGACGACTGCTACTTCCGCCGCTGGCGCGTCCGATCGTTCTCGCAAGGTCGCGAACCCTCCGAAGATCAGGCCTAGCTTGGTTCCAGGCACTGTATTGATTCTTTTAAGTGGGAGCTACAAAGGGAAACGTGTTGTTCTACTCAAGGTTTTCAAGGAAAGTGGTCTTCTTTTAGTTACAGGCCCCTTTTTGTTCAATGGTGTTCCTCTCAGACGTGTGAATCCACGTTATGTTATAGCCACTTCTACTAATGTCTTTGAGATGCCAGAGACCAACGGTCCTCAGTGCAAGGCTGCTGTTGAAGCTGTTGTTTCGAACCTCACTGACGCCTGCTTTGGCAAAACCAAGGAAGTGCGTATGCAGGAGTTCAAGCTCCGCAAAAAGCGCAGCAAAGATGCAATGTTCATCGATAATGCTGAGGTAGAAAAGGTGTCCGATGAGACTAAACGTAAAATTAAGGAGAAGCAAGACAACGTCGACAGCATTCTGACTCCATTTTTGAAGAACTGTGACATTTTATGCCAATACCTTAAGACCCGCTTCACTCTTCGTGGAGGCATGTACCCACACAAACTGAAGTTTTAA
- a CDS encoding Elongation factor 1 gamma conserved domain family protein encodes MKIIGVDLTDLGTKNVLAAAAFYNVSYDFTLAKGGCCSSEGKKDEFSDVKPSVSVELSGGLGSFCGSISISRHLMEEHKKGSAPEELFARSDITSWMEFFYERLDVGSRCQAVTKVVHGDHSELAKCIRAIDAFLLTHTFLVGEALSLADVVCAITVDHLISISKLDTEYLASRLLNLSRLIRTVKESDVYAAYHKKLATLNSGVANESGFVIDTWKKTYSNCKGDLEKEVMPWLWDNFDSDNWNFYFMKYNKLDDECKSEITTSNMLSGFLQRFEPDFRRISFGVINVMGSDNSYDIMGVWLIKGKDLPPSVTEHPSFEFHTFSKLDVTNENDRKIITDYFCAEDSIGGVLIADAKVWK; translated from the exons atg AAAATCATTGGTGTTGATCTGACCGACCTAGGAACTAAGAATGTTTTGGCTGCAGCTGCTTTTTACAATGTTTCATACGACTTCACGCTTGCAAAAGGGGGCTGCTGCAGCTCAGAGGGCAAGAAGGATGAATTCAGTGATGTGAAACCATCGGTGAGCGTTGAGCTGTCTGGAGGTTTGGGATCTTTCTGTGGAAGCATATCTATTTCGCGACACTTGATGGAAGAACACAAAAAGGGGTCGGCACCTGAAGAACTCTTTGCTCGTAGTGATATTACATCATGGATGGAGTTCTTCTACGAGCGTTTGGATGTTGGAAGCAGATGCCAAGCAGTAACGAAGGTGGTCCATGGAGATCATTCCGAATTGGCCAAATGTATAAGAGCCATTGATGCATTCCTTTTGACACATACCTTTCTTGTCGGTGAAGCACTTTCCCTCGCTGATGTGGTATGCGCTATTACAGTGGACCACTTGATTTCTATCTCTAAATTGGACACCGAATATCTGGCAAGCCGTCTTCTAAATCTGTCCCGCTTGATACGCACTGTTAAGGAAAGTGATGTATATGCTGCGTATCACAAAAAATTGGCTACACTGAACTCAGGAGTGGCAAATGAGTCTGGTTTCGTCATTGATACATGGAAGAAGACCTACAGCAACTGCAAAGGTGACCTAGAAAAGGAAGTGATGCCATGGCTCTGGGACAATTTTGATAGTGACAATTGGAACTTTTATTTCATGAAGTACAATAAATTGGACGATGAATGTAAATCTGAAATTACAACTTCGAACATGTTGAGTGGTTTTCTTCAACGGTTTGAGCCAGATTTCAGACGTATTTCTTTTGGTGTCATCAATGTAATGGGATCTGATAACAGCTACGACATTATGGGAGTATGGCTAATCAAAGGTAAAGATCTTCCACCGAGTGTAACTGAACACCCGTCATTTGAATTCCACACATTCTCAAAATTAGATGTCACAAACGAAAATGATCGTAAGATTATCACCGATTACTTCTGTGCTGAGGACAGCATTGGCGGTGTCTTGATTGCCGACGCCAAGGTCTGGAAGTGA
- a CDS encoding putative integral membrane protein yields the protein MCKKATAKKSNDQAYSHLRDLLILLILSVALYVVTAVTLTKAAALDLAYVTNYLGCAAFLLGSMAYIVVPFVQAYKKALPRKSPTQDNKVSP from the coding sequence ATGTGTAAGAAGGCTACTGCGAAAAAGTCAAATGACCAGGCCTATTCCCACCTACGGGATCTGCTAATACTGCTAATACTATCAGTGGCGCTGTATGTAGTAACGGCAGTAACTTTGACTAAAGCTGCAGCACTAGACTTAGCATACGTCACGAACTACTTGGGCTGTGCTGCCTTCCTTCTGGGATCCATGGCATACATCGTTGTACCGTTTGTACAGGCCTATAAAAAGGCGCTACCTCGTAAGTCGCCTACACAAGATAACAAAGTATCACCTTAA
- a CDS encoding variant erythrocyte surface antigen-1 alpha subunit, which produces MAPNSGFTPKASLTEAPTNLKEAIDWVLRVTGKDGKPLSGDECICGLAAAVTDLLQSVTLEYHGYQGDTKETDSAKGASEEQVKERLNGLFSLVQGLGGTAVVRTYIDQLAQVLSALVGWSKIDKCWKGGSQCKKGNKEHHGQSGSGCEYLKDIKPDNKCQDCGCMKYVVIPSVDWVQLGRGCTKCKGSGTDEEAKKQGCQCDTDDEEGCSAGNECKCALAGKCCKCCCTGCSGKCSDKCSCIEKEDDKTKMLGRPTFHDSYQSAYGEMNFISIYDGSDYRISSTWTDLVERGGSKTPSQRRHHCARILLGSVCLIWSGLTYMYWTGKWTKGSPYWNNHILDGSGLDDGTLSQWLQALGFPREMLNNHGPGNRWDAIIWDGIMGKLYLGFPHTSDNAAHGSDNNDNTFRQPAGMNYAGYIHTVDRGAFDSSVFKENSNGVDKNKLGALFKLYILSCAYFTGLQKKSSTQSSTSTTPRTIREILYWLSALPYSTAYKDMLDYAKERLKKEAPDVGGKRQLSFLQTGRSAPITVDEFNLFAHFQAVTQYCPLVLIGIQGGLHSTNSTTPAIHSLYANTACNFTYPTVSIQAYNQVVHYIRALFYQLYFLRKQCAMKVALGGKWRECRYGDGVVSKGVISWMCLGCDPMEHDRKSRVEKVKGELGGVINKLKALEKIGDGIEKAKALLVAIGEVVVQLGNAQEALEGKDKDAIGKVKTALGEAKTELDSAKQELEKDGLDVLDGEEKLKGALDKLTTKNGGSSGILKEVDGALEKATNKDGKEVDPGKNKISEAINKVLEMLKEMEKQLKEVLEKEQSNMDENTNLNGHEKGFHKAIKELISICNSPKCSGCTKHSTKCGKKPESKYCDKCHQQYMDGTPSPLQAFLEDRLPGFSCNNIPEGDNPEYPLAASHLEHCGSSGQCCPLPMGFRNQFHSGISYMTGSRLYGILYFFSNGDMMQSCVYTLVRVTAALSATTPQVLGDVFGFFRGGVGNPVQKEDKSRTCDHITDPKDSNNSKEYFCGWCASGLRDVVKEIEWIYNGNSTPGGQYMKSVGQALIKIKGDKGSAVALNSTTTTTTTNTSLSRLTKNCQYLSPLTGELYTAVSATFGGTYLSWVLYLSDSLYWGLQSLSEAFQQIECRGCRDCDPNKCKKGHHGETGTGSAGLCNCSSIVSCTGVLPVLYRHGFSYGNPFNLEGYEQRDGKTDGQYDIENKKKERTKKCHQFLDSLSAVIDKNKQSASQKDHPLTELLKQVGALQYDIRLPWIFVLTLAWLVAVLYLAFGAIWPLDWTHMRSHWLRGGEHQWQCMWYKVMTGRKGMELVEYFGRR; this is translated from the exons atggcccCTAATAGCGgtttcacgccgaaggcgtcacTAACAGAGGCTCCTACTAACCTaaaggaggccattgactgggtcctcagggtaactggtaaggatggtaaaCCACTGAGTGGTGATG aatgtatatgtggtctggcggcggcagtgactgacctactgcagtcagtgaccctggagtaccatg gctatcaaggtgataCTAAGGAAACTGACAGTGCTAAAGGCGCCTCCGAAGAGCAAGTCAAGGAACGCCTCAATGGACTGttctccctagtccagggactaggtggtaccgCAGTGGTCaggacctacatagaccagttggcacaggtactcagtgcactcgttgggtggagtaagatagataAGTGTTGGAAGGGTGGCAGCCagtgcaagaagggtaATAAGGAACATCATGGCCAAAGTGGCAGTGGATGCGAGTATCTTAAGGATATAAAGCCGGACAACAAGTGTCAGGActgtgggtgtatgaaatatgTAGTGATCCCGAGCGTCGATTGGGTACAACTGGGCAGGGGGTGTACAAAGTGTAAGGGTAGTGGCACTGATGAGGAGGCGAAGAAGCAGGGCTGTCAGTGTGAtactgatgatgaagaggGCTGTAGTGCTGGAAATGAGTGTAAATGCGCTCtagcaggcaaatgctgcaagtgttgttgtacggGTTGTAGTGGGAAGTGTAGTGATAAGTGTAGCTGTATAGAAAAAGAAGACGATAAGACGAAGATGCTTGGACGCCCTACATTTCATGACAGTTATCAGTCTGCATATGGAGAAATGAATTTCATATCAATATACGATGGATCAGATTATCGTATAAGCTCCACATGGACAGATCTAGTGGAACGGGGTGGTAGTAAGACTCCCTCCCAACGCCGTCACCACTGTGCCCGGATactcctagggtcagtatgtctcatttggagtggacttacttatatgtattggacaggAAAGTGGACCAAGGGTAGTCCATActggaacaaccacatcctggacggtagtggtctagatgatggaacACTATcacaatggctacaggccctagggtttcctagggaaatgcttaataaccatggtcctggaaatagatgggatgctattatatgggatggtATTATGggtaagttatatttgggattcccgcATACCAGTGACAATGCTGCCCATGGCAGTGACAAcaatgataatacattcagacaaccagctggtatgaactatgcaggatatatacataccgtagacAGGGGTGCATTTGATAGTAGTGTCTTTAAGGAGAATAGCAATGGCGTTGACAAGAACAAGCTAGGTGCcctcttcaagctctacattctatcatgtgcctattttacCGGTCTACAGAAAAAGAGTAGTACCCAGAGCAGTACTTCTACGACTCCTAGGACaatccgtgagatcctatactggctcagtgcattgccctatagtacGGCATATAAGGATATGCTGGACTATGCTAAGGAGAGACTCAAGAAAGAAGCACCAGATGTTGGAGGCAAAAGGCAACTTTCATTCCTTCAAACAGGCCGTTCAGCTCCAATTACcgttgatgaattcaacctctttgcccacttccaagcagtgactcagtactgccccctggtcctcataggtatccaaggaggattacacagtactaacagtactactcctgccattcactcccTCTACGCTAACACTGCTTGCaacttcacctatcccactgtgtccatccaagcatacaaccaggtggtccactacattagggctctgttctaccagttgtatttccttaggaagcaatgtgccaTGAAAGTGGCTCTAggaggcaaatggcgtgagtgtaggtatggggACGGAGTAGTGTCCAAGGGGGttattagctggatgtgcctggggtgtgaccccatggaacatgataggaaaagTAGGGTTGAGAAGGTAAAGGGGGAGTTGGGTGGGGTAATAAATAAGCTAAAGGCATtggagaagattggtgatgGGATCGAGAAGGCTAAAGCATTACTCGTGGCCATAGgggaagtagtggtacaattgggtaatgcccaggaggcattggaagggaaggaTAAGGATGCGATAGGGAAGGTGAAGACGGCACTAGGGGAGGCTAAGACGGAACTGGATAGTGCTAAGCAGGAACTGGAGAAGGATGGGCTGGATGTGCTCGATGGGGAGGAGAAGCTAAAGGGGGCGCTAGATAAGCTGACGACGAAGaatggtggtagtagtggAATACTAAAGGAGGTAGACGGTGCACTAGAGAAGGCCACGAATAAGGATGGAAAAGAGGTAGATCCTGGTAAGAACAAGATAAGTGAGGCTATCAACAAAGTACTGGAAATGCTGAAGGAAATGGAGAAACAGTTGAAAGAAGTTCTGGAGAAGGAACAGTCAAATATGGatgaaaatacaaattTGAATGGCCACGAAAAAGGTTTTCACAAAGCCATCAAAGAACTCATCTCCATATGTaactctcccaagtgctCTGGATGTACAAAACACTCTACCAAGTGCGGCAAAAAGCCAGAGTCTAAGTACTGTGACaagtgccaccaacaatacatggacggtACGCCATCgcccctccaggcattcctagAGGATAGGTTACCAGGGTTTAGTTGTAATAATATACCTGAAGGGGACAACCCAGAGTATCCCCTggctgcatcccacttggAACACTGCGGTAGTTCCGGTCAGTGCTGCCCACTGCCAATGGGATTTAGAAATCAATTCCACAGCGGCATCAGCTATATGACTGGCTCAAGACTCTACGGgatcctctacttcttcagtaacggtgacatgatgcaatcttgtgtttatacactagtgagggtgacagcagcactcagtgctacgacaccacaggtattgggtgatgtctttgggttctttaggggtggtgtaggaaatCCAGTACAAAAGGAGGACAAGTCGAGGACGTGTGATCACATTACAGATCCTAAAGACTCAAATAACAGTAAGGaatacttttgcggctggtgtgcctctgggttacgtgATGTAGTAAAAgagatagagtggatatACAATGGGAacagtactccaggagGGCAGTACATGAAGTCTGTCGGACAAGCACTGATAAAGATTAAGGGCGACAAGGGCAGTGCTGTCGCTCTAAATTCAACTACtactactactaccactaatACATCCCTCTCACGACTCACtaagaactgccagtacctctccccTCTAACCGGTGAGCTTTATACtgcagtgagtgccactttcggaggaacatacctctcatgggtactatatctatcagattCCCTATACTGGGGATTACAGTCACTCTCTGAGgcattccaacagattgaatgccggggctgtaGAGactgtgaccccaataagtgcaagaagggacATCATGGTGAGACGGGTACAGGGAGCGCAGGACTATGTAACTGCTcatcaatcgtatcatgtaccggggtgCTGCCAGTACTATATAGgcatggcttcagctacggtaacccattcaatctggagggaTATGAACAGAGGGATGGAAAGACGGATGGGCAGTATGACATTGAGAACAAGAAGAAAGAGCGTACTAAGAAGTGTCACCAATTCTTGGACAGTCTCAGTGCAGTGATTGACAAGAACAAGCAGAGCGCCTCCCAGAAGGACCACCCCCTAACAGAGCTCCTAAAGCAAGTCGGTGCcctccaatacgacatacggctcccctggatatttgTTCTGACCCTAGCCTGGCTCgtggcggtactctaccttgcctttggtgccatatggccactggactggacacatatgaggtcgcattggttacggggtggagaacaccagtggcaatgtatgtggtataaggtgatgacgggacgcaaaggaatggaactggtggagtattttggtagaaggTAG